A window of Clostridioides sp. ES-S-0010-02 genomic DNA:
TTCAGTCAATAATTCAGCTTCTGCAAAACCTAACTTCTTTATCATATTCCGATGTCCTGTATCAGCTTTATCTCCTTCTCTAAAAGTTGTGATTGAGATAGATTTATCTATCAAAAAATTCTCAATAACCTTTTTTAGAAACACCTGTGCAATATCTGAATTACGATATTGAGGGTGTATTCCAAAAAAGTCAATGCTCCCAGTTTCTTTATTAAATACCATATTTGCAATAGCAATGTTATTAAACTTTAATATCAAGGCTCTTTCTTCCAAAATATATTGTTTTAATTGAGAGATATATTCTTCCTCCTGTAAGTTTGGGAATCCATCTATGACTAATCTCACTAAACTCATCCATGATGGTATATCAGATATTTTAGCAAGTGTAATATCTTTTTCTAATTCCGATATATCTTTTGAAAATAGATTTTCTTTTTTCAAAACAAATCTTAGCTGCAAAGGATAAAATTCTTGTTCTTTTCGATATTTATTTGGAGATTTTTTATACATATCTTTAAATACAGAAGTAAATGCTTGTTGACTTTCATAGCCAGCTATCAATGCAATTTCAATAATTGTTTTTTTAGAAAATACTAATAGTTTTGCTGCCTCTGTGAGTTTTCTTCGTTTTATATAATCATGCATTGTCAACCCAACAGAAGTTGTAAAAGTTCTATGTAGATGATATTTTGAATAATGAACAGCATTAGCAACTATATCTAAATCCAGCTTTTCTGATAAATGCTCCTCTATATAATCAATAGCAGTTATAACATTATTTACTTTATAAAACATTGCAGCTCTCCTCCTTTTATCCATGAGACATTATATCAATTACTTCTTAGTCATATTTAATAAATCTTGCTATTTTTTATAATGTGAAAATTATTTTTTATATGTTTATCTCATCCTGTAACCTATTTTTCAATTTTCTTACATATTTCTAACTTAATAATATCCATTTTTTCATATAATATAATCATTGAAAAAGAAAAATAGAGTATTTCATTTGAGATTCTTAATATTCTCTTGAAATACTCTTCTTTATATAAATATTTCTTTATTTTTAAATATACACTTAATTTATTTAACTCTAAATAAACTTTTAACTTTAAGATTTACTATCTTCTATTATTTAATTAAAGACTCCAACCCTTTAATTTTCAATAGTTTTTCGTTTAATAAATCTAAAAATTTATCTATTATTTCCTGTTTATTAGATTCTTTAACTAAATAATAAATAAACCTATCTGGTGGAGCATCTTTTATGTAATGTATCTCGATATTAGATATTTCTTTAAGGTGATATGCTACTGATACTGGCACAATGGCCCATACATTTTCTTGTCTCATAAAATACTCTAAAAGAGACATTTGGTCTAAAAATACTTTAGGTTGAAGAGTTGAACGAAACCAAAAATTATGCCACAAATCATATTCAGGATTCCATGGAAGTCTTATTTCATCGGCAACATCTAAAACAGATGGATGCAATTCTCCATTGTATTTTGAGCCATAACTTGTTACCAGTAACATGGCTTCTTTAAATATTGGTATTGTTTCTATGTCATTAAAAAACATATCATCTGAAATAAGAGCTATATCAACTTCCCCCTTGGAAACATAATCATATGCTTCATAAGAATGATAGTTATAAAAATTTACATTATACTCTGGATATGTATTCATAAAACAGGAAAATACATCTGGAAGTATGTATGAGCTAACACTTCCTATAGAGGATATATTTATAATTTTACTTCTATCAATCTTAGTTATATACTTAGCTTCTTGTAAGAGAGTTTTATATTTTTCTGCTAAGGCTAGTATTAAATTTATGATGAATAATGCCACTGATAGAATTATGGTAAATGGCATAGAGTACATGAAAACTATCGCTATTTTCTATGTTTTATGTTTTATAGGAAGTGCATTTGTTGGATGGTATAGAGGAAGTGGAAAAGTAAATATCCCTGTAATTGGAACCGTCTTACATATATCAATTCGTGTTATTATTTCTTATTTGTTTATTCAACAATTTGGTTTAAAGACAATTGCATTTGCTACTGGCATAGGATGGGTTTCTGTTGTGACATTTCAGTATATTATTTTTTGTAGGTCAAAAAAAATAGAAAGGTGAACTCTATCCAAAGTTCACCTTTTATGTAAATAACTTTTTTTATTTTGATACATATTAATCTAATTTATAATATATCAGAGTTAAGATTAACAAATTAAACTTTTGAGTATATAATATATTACCCTAAGCTATTTATTAATAACTCTATTTTAAAGTTAATCCTGTGTTTGAGTTAATCCCATATTTTGAGCTAATTTTATTTTGTATGCTGAACATACTCTATAATTGTGCCATCTGGATGTTTTACTGTCATATTATATCCTGTAGGAACTTTTTTCTTATCTCTTATTACTACTGCTCCACTTTGTAGCAGATGACTTCTCCATTCATCCACAGAATCAACCATAAAAGTAGCTTTCGTTTCTGTAAATGGCTTAAGAGCAGTATCAGAACCAGATAACAGCAAAACATTTCCTACTTGAGCCAACTCTAACCCCACTTCTTTATAAGAAAAACGTAAAGAACATTTATCTTTTAAAAGATTTTCATAAAAAGGAATTGCATTTTCTATATCCTTAATATAAAAACGTGTTAATACATCATATATCTTCATATTATTTACTCCTTTATTTATCTGTCTTGTTTCTTCTCGATTATATCATTTTGCAAATATTATGATAATATCTCAATCATTAAACCACAACTATAATAATTACCCTAACAAGTCCTTATTATCACATAACAGGTAGTAACTTTCAATAAAAACGTCTATTAGTCACTCATCAAGTAACAATTCAATCTGTCATATCATAAACAATCCATATAAAAAACAAGTTAACTACCATTCATAGTAAAATGGTAGTTAACTTGTTTTTTATTACAGCTAAACCTATGTATCCACAGAATTTCTATTCTGTTTTGTTATTTATAGAATAGGTAACATCATTTTAGTGAGATACTCACTTTCAGGACGATTTAAATCATTCAAGTACTGATAATAGATATCTCCATGAAGTTCATATCCACTATCCTTAGCCCACAAAAATAATTCTTCAAGTGTAGGGTCTTGCAGTTCATATGGTCCTAAATCAATTGCAGTTATTATTTTCTGTGTTGGAACAATCTTTTGCAAAATTTCATTTTCTGTATCCATATTATTAAATACAGAATGATTAGCTACAGGAAAACCTACTTCAACATCTAATTTTTCTAAGTCCATGTTATGAAAGCATACAATTGGTGCTCCTGCAGACAATATTCCCTTTTCTTCCAGATAGTTGGAAATTTTTCGAAAACTTTGCTGTGAAAACTCTGAAAATTCTACCATAAAGTCAATAGTTTTTCGTATTGCTAAAATGCAATACGAAGGCTGTTCAGCCATCGTTATATTAGATATTCTAGCCATTTCATATCCTCCATTACTTTATTTTTATTTCTTAGCCTCTGTTTCGTAGTTTTTATTCTTAGTTGCATCTTTATATTAACAGTATAACAAAACCAATATTATGATGCTTGTCACACAGTGCTCTTATTTTGAGTAAATACAAATGGATTGAAAATAATGAATAACTCAAATAAGAAATAGTACTGCTTATTATAAATCACTAGTATTCATCCTTGAAATTCATAAAGAAAATCAATATTAATCTTGTAGTTCTTCTAATATATAAATAACATTAGGATTAAACATATTTTCTAGGTTACTACTTTTAGAGTCATTTTTTGCATAAAATTAAGAGATAGTTTAATAGCTATCTCTTAAAATAATTCTACTATTTAAATTTAACTAAATCTTATTTTTATTATCAAGTTACTAATATACTAAAACATTTTAACAGTTTTCATCTAGCTCCCCTAGAATCTTATGAATATGAATCATTAAATATAATTCCTCCTGACGAGGCAATTTTCTAGAGTATTCCTTGTGTATATAGGCTCCTATTTTCTTTACACATTCATATTCTTCCTTACAATTTTTACGCACTTGATTATATATAAAATCTATCTTTTCTTTTGATGGTTCATTAGCCAGAAATCTTTGAGAAAAAGCCTTTAGATGCATTACAAATCTCATATAATAAAATGATTCTTTATTATATACAATAGAAAAGTGATAATGAACTATTTGTAAAATGGCATTCACAATTTTAGCACTTCTCTTGTTTCTATCACTATAAGGATTGTCTTGTTGTGCATTTATAAAATGGCCTGCTATATTACCAATTTCCTCTTCTGGTAGGTCTCAAGAACCTCCTTAAAAACAGTAATCGCATATTTTCCTATATCATATTCTTTTGGATTAAATTCTTTAATTTCAAACAAATAGTAATTCTCAATCATTATACCTTCTTTAAAGCGTCTCACTGCAAAGGCGATGTGGTCAGTTAAAGCCAAATATATATGGTTCATAAGTTTTAAATTATACTTTTCTATTCCATATGAGATTATCATTTGAGCTATACCAAAGTATTCTGCATCTATTTCTGATGCAAGTTGTACAATGCTCTTTTTTATATTTTCATCATGAAGAACGAAAGTTTTTTCTATATCTTCTTTATTTAACTCAGACCCAATCTTATAATTATGACCAATTCCTTTTCCCATCAATATTATCTCTTCGTCATTATCATCCTTTGCAAGTAGCAACGAATTATTTAATACCTTTGTAATGTACATACTAAAAACCTCAATATATTATATTTATTTTGTTATTCCATTACTCTTTATGACTTCTTTATACCAATAAAAACTATCTTTCTTTATTCTTTTTAAATCTAAGGTTTCATGGTCTGTTCTGTTTATGTAAACAAGCCCATAACGTTTGTTGAAACCTTGTGAAGAACTTAAAAGGTCTGTAAATGACCATAGACAATATCCCATCATTTCTACACCATCTTCAATAGCTAATTTACATGCATTTATATGAGTATTTAAATAATCTATACGATAGTCATCATGAATTTTACCATCTTCAAGGACATCTTTAGCTCCAAGACCATTCTCCGTTATTATAACAGGTAAGTGATACCTTTGCCAATATTCATTCAATGCAACTCTAAGTCCTGATGAATCTATTGATGCTCCATACTCTGAAGCCTTTAGATTAGGATTCATTGACATCTTAAATAATCCATACATACTAAAGTCAACGGTTCCTTCTCTTAGTCCAAATGGATGTTGTGAATCCTCAGGTAAGGCCTCTGCACAGTTTGTTCTATAATAATTTACAGCTATGAAATCCATTTTAGCTTTTTTAAGTACTTCTTTATCTTCATTTTCCATATGAGGGACTATATTTCTTTTCTCAAGATAATTCATATAATACCCTGGATACTCTCCATAATAATGCATATCAAGCATGTAGTACACTTTAAAGTTGTCATTCATTCTTGCTGCATATACATCTTCTGGTTTAGATGTAAGAGGATATGTTACAGATGATGATACTGCTGCTCCAATCTTGCTTCCTTCTACCATTTCATGGCATGCATTAACTGCCAATGCATGAGCTAAACAAAGATTATAATCCATTTGAGCACGCATTTTATCTATCTTCCATGGGTCTGTTTCATTATATATATTAATTCTCTCTTCTACTCTAACTATTAAATTCTGTTCATTATGAGGTTGCCAATATTTCACTCTATCTCCAAAATGCTCAAAGCATACTTTGGCAAATCTTTCAAAGGCATAAACAGTCTCTCTACCTTCCCAACCATTATACTTCTCCACTAGTGCAAAAGGTAGGTCAAAGTGATATAAAGTTACAAATGGCTCAATGTCACACTCTATTAATTTATCTATTACTTTATTATAAAAATCTATTCCCTTTTGGTTTATTTCTCCTTCCCCATCTGGAATTAGCCTTGCCCATGAAATTGAGAAACGATAAGTTTTCATTCCTAATTCTTTCATCAGTTCAATATCTTCTTCATAATTATGATAAAAATCTGATGCTACTTTAGTGTCTGCTTGCAAGTGAGACTTTTTAAAAGAATTGTAATCAGCCACTGTTTTTCCTTTATTATCTTTATCCCAAGCTCCTTCCACTTGAAATGCTGAAGATGATGCTCCCCATAAAAAATCTTTTGGAAATCCTGTATTCATAAGTGTCACTCCTTTTATATTAATGTTTTAATCGTTTTATTTGTTGCTTTATTGCACTAAGCCAATTTTTATAGTTCTAATCAATTTAATTATTAACTAATGAAATTATTTTATCATTTGTAGATACATGACTGGATTTACAAGAAATCACCTGTGCAAAATCAAATGTATTATTTACTATAACTGGTGTAGTTACATCATATCCAGCTTTTTTTATTTCATCTATATCAAAGGTTATCAGTTTAGAACCTTTTTTCACTAAATCTCCTTGATTAACATGTTTTACAAAGTGTTTTCCATTTAACTCTACTGTATTAATTCCAACATGTATCAACATTTCTGCTCCATTATCTAGCTTTAATCCTATTGCATGTAGTGTTGGAAATAAAGAAGCTACTTCACAATCAGTAGGAGCTATTATTACGCCTTTTGTAGGTAATACAGCTATACCTTCTCCCATAGCTTTTGATGCAAATACATCATCTTTTACTTCTGATAATTCTATACAATCTCCTTCCACAGGTGAAATTATATCAACAATGCCCTCTTTTGTTTCTACTTTTATAGTAGAGCTATTTCCTTTAGAAGATTCTTCTAAATCTTCAAACCCAACCAGATAAGTTAAAATAGCTGAACCAAAAAATGCTATAGCACAACCTCCTAGATAACTTAAAAAACCTAACGTTCCTGCTTCAGCATATACAGGTATAGTTAAAACACCTTGGTTTGCGAATGCGTTACCATAAGAGCCACCCATTCCCATTATGCCACCTCCAATTGCACCACATATTACAGCACATACCATTGGTTTTTTTAACCTAAGATTAGCTCCATATATTGCAGGCTCAGTTATACCAAATAGTGCCGTTATAGTTGCAGACATAGAGATTGTCTTTAATCCTTGATTTTTAGTTTTAAAGAATACCCCTAGAGCAGCTCCTGCTTGCGAGAAGTTTGCGGCTCCTGCAAAAGCCAATAAATTCTGTCTTCCAGTTTGAGCAACATCACTTATACCTATTGGTAGTAGTGCTCTATGTGCACCAAATATAACTAATACGCACCATAATCCACCTATGAATGCTCCACACAATGCAGGGCTTAGTTCATAAATATACTTGTAAACAAAGTTTATAACATTTCCTATATATATCCCAATTGGTCCAAATAAAAACAATGTTGCAGGTAAGATTATAACTAATGATAAAGTTGGAACCATTATTATTTTAATTACTTCAGGTATATACTTTTCCAGTATTTTTTCAACATATGAAAGAGCCCATATAGCAATAATTATTGGAATAACAGATGATGTATATGTGGCCTTTGTTACTGCTAATCCTAAAAATCTAACTGTTTCTTCCCCTGCCATCAAAGCTGTAAAGGCTGGATAACAAAGTGTTGCCCCTAATACCATAGATATTATTTTATTTGCATTAAACACTTTAGCCGCAGTATATCCTAGTATGATAGGCATAAAATAGAATATAGAATCAGCCATAGCATTTAGAATAATATAACTTTGAGTCTCTTTTATATCTACACCATTTTTATTCATATAGTACATAGCAAGAACTGATAAAATACCTTTAATCATACCAACCCCTGCTATAGCAGGTATTGTAGGTGTAAATATTCCAGCTACAGCAGATAATATAGAGTTCATGATACCTTGTTTTTCTTCATTTCCATTTTTATTATCTATTTCACTTGATTGAGGTACCATTTTTACAATCTCATCATACACTTTTTTTACTTTATTACCAATTACAACTTGTATCTGACCCATACTCTCTACAACAGTTATTACTCCTTCAGTTCTGGCTAACTTATCCTTATTAACCTTAGAGGTAATTTTAACTTTGAATCTAAGTCTCGTCATACAGTGAGTAACTTCATTTATATTCTCTTTTCCACCTACATTTTGTAGAATTTCTTGAGCTACTTTTTTATAATCCATATATAAATCCTCCATCTTTAATTATAGGCTTTTTGTTTTTATGGCCAATTAAACAAAAAAATCGAACCAAATAAATAGATTATACCCATAGTACTATATAGGTAACCTATAAAAATTGATTCGATCTTGCCTGCATCACCAGTAACACGTCTACTGTAATATTCAAATTTGTTAACTTTATAGTAACATAAGCGTTTTCTTAATTCAACTATAAAATATAATTTTTCAACAAATAATTCTTATTGTTATATCGAAATTTATTTTTAAAATTTTAAAATACTTGATTTACTAAACAAAATGGTATATTATTTCCATTATAAACATACCATTCGGAGGATAATATGAAAAAAATATTTAATCAAAAATTACTTTTACTCTCTATTGTTGTATTTTTCTGGTTTTCACAATACGTATACATACCTTTTCAAAATCCATATTTAAGTATATGTCACGTATCTACAAACATGATTGGTATAATAATAGGCTCATATGGAATCTCACAATGCTTACTAAGACTTCCTATTGGGGTTTTTGCAGATTCTATAAACAAACATAAAATATTTATACTATGTGGAATTTTATTTGCTGGTTTGGCATCTCTTATAAGAGTTATTTCTCCTGGAGGAGAAGGATTTCTTATAGCTAATATCTTATCTGGAATAGCATCATCAACTTGGATTTCTTACATGGTTCACTACACTGATTTTTTTTCCATAGAACATCAACAAAAAGCTACAAGTACAATAATTTTGGTAAACAACCTAGGAATGTTAATTGGATTTGTCATGAGTACCTTATTTTATGAAAAATTAGGAATGGTAAATTTGTGTATTATGAGTGTAATATCTTCAATCATTGGTACACTTCTAGCCTTAAATGTAAAAAATCATCACTCAGGAAAAATAACCGAAAAAATCCCATTTAAAAATTATTTATCTATATGCAAAGACAAAAGACTTGTATTTTTTTCTTTTATGGCATTGATTCAACAAGGAATCCAAATGTCTACAACAATGTCATTTACTACTCAAATTCTTAAAGAACTAGGCTCTAGCTCTACCATTATAGGCTTATCTTCTATATTTTACATGGTATGTGCTGTTGTATCTTCTGGATTTGCTTCTACTAAATTTTGTACAAAGCATGGACCAAAATTTTGGATTCCCTCAGTGTTTTTTTTGATTTCAGTTTATTGCTTTCTAGTTCCAACAGTAAAAAGTATTAATATAATATTTATGCTACAATCGTTACCAGGAATATCTACAGGTATACTTCTTTCTTACCTTACTAGTGAGTCTATGAAAAATATACCAAAATATCAAAAATCTACTGCAATGGGATTTTTTCAAGCAGTTTATGCTATAGGAATGTCTATATTTCCAATGCTAGTGGGTAAAATATCAGATTATATTTCAATACAATATGGTTATTTTACTTTAGCTTTTATTGCTATAATTGCTTCCATATTATCTTATACATACTATAAAAAATTAAATTTACCTCTTAATTGTGATATAATACACTCATAAAAAATTATATGTTTAGGAGTTTTTATGACAAATTTAAGTGCCACTGAACAAATTATTGATTATATTAAAGTAAATATTCTAAATGGAAATTTTAAAATTAATAGTAAATTGCCAAGTGAAAGAAAGATTGCTGAACTATTTAATATAAGTAGAATTCCTGTAAGGAATGCTATAGACAAACTTTGTAAAGAAGGAATACTTAGGTCTATTCCCTATTCAAGCCCCATAGTTGAAGGATTTAAAAAAGTTGACCTTTTTTCTGATAATGAAGTTTATAAAAATCATAATATACAAGAATTTTACGTTGAATCTTTAAGAGCAAGACAACTTATAGAAAGTGAAGCTACTAAGTTAGCCATTTTAAATGCTACTTCTGAAGAACTTCAGAGAATAAGATATGCTTACTTGAAATCTGTAGAAGAACTAGACAAAGTTTCACAAGGCTTAATAGAAGAATGTTATGACGCTGACCTGCAATTTCACAAAGAAATAATTTTAGCTTCTCATAATCCAATTTTTATAAAGTATTATGAATTAATACCTAAAACTGTGTCTTCTAATCAACACTTTGGCTTTAAATATAGAAATTCACTACAAGATATGATTAGTCATCACAATGAGATAATGATGGCTTTTGATAGTAAAGATGCTAATTTGGGTTATACATCAATGTATAACCATTTAGAGGGAGTTATTCAGTTATTTCAGCGTGATTAAACTTCTATTTGTAGGTCTTATAGTTAAACTCGTGAGAATTATAGGTCTAATAGTTCAGACTTATGAGAACTAAATATTTATAATATGTACTATAAAGAGCTTATTTTAATATACTACTAAATATAGTGTCCAAATAAGCTCTGTTTTACTATTCATAGATTATTTTATTAAGTATTATAATTAATATTAGATTGTATATAATCGTTACTTAAAAATAAAATTGACTGTAATATAAACAATTATAAAGCATTATTTGGCAGCCTTCTTTTTTCCTAGTTTAGGTATTTTTAATGATTATCATATCATTTCTTTAATTATGCATATAAAAAACAGCAAATCATGAGAATTTACTGTTTTATATTTTGATATTTAGAATTACTTAGTTTGATATTCAAACTTACTTAATTTGATATTGAGATTTACTTAATCAGCCATAATTTAGCCTTGTAAAATTTGATTAACATCATCAATAGTTATATCCATTCTTGTAGCTATTTCAGTAAGATTCATACCTTGTTCTTGGAATCTATTAACTACTGATTTCATAGACTCACCTATTTCAATTAAATGATTATCCAAGTCATAAATTCGAACTACCTTTTGCCCCCATGGTGCTTCTTCTACATCACGAAGTAAGGTAACATCATTTCTTGCATTTAGTTTTGATAGAAACTCTTCAAAAGACTCTGCTTCAAAGAATATTTCACAATTATTCTCTTTGTCTTTCATATCTTCTTTCGAGATTCCTGTCAACCAATCAAAATCTTGTTGCAATGACAATCCACCCTCAAATACAATGTTTTTTCCATAGTCAACAATAACTTTTAAATCAAATAATTCTTCATAGAATTTACGAGCAATTTGAATATCTTTTACTGCAAATAAACAACCTGCATATTTCATAAGTTACCTCCATCAACATTAGTAAATAGATTATAACATTAGTACTAGAAAAAAATATTGTAAAAAACGGACATGTTTTCGTCATTTTTAAGTCAATAAATATAAGTATTCTCAGTAAATGTAAGTTCTCTAAATAATAGTAATATACAAAATAAACACTACTTTATAAGCGAATGGATACAAAAGTGCCATCCTGAGTTTCCACATGAACAATCTCAAGTCCCTTGTACTGCTTAAGAACAGACTGACATTCTCGAACGAGTTCCTGTAGAAATTTTTTGTTAATGACTTCCTGATATGGCTCTGGAAGTGATTTTTTAATCTCTTCAATAACCGATTCTGGCAACAAAAGAACTGCAGTATTTGCTAGAAACAATGGTATGGGTAGCCACAAATTTGTTTCTTTTGAGCGGACAATAATGCGCATAAACCTATTCTCCTAGTATTATTTTATAAAAACTTTAACTGTAGTGCCATCAGCAGAGTCAACCTCTATGATATTGCCAAGTGTTTCATTATCCAGACATTCAAGAATAGAGGTAGTAAGAGCATCTAGGTCTATACCTTGCAAATCTTCACTCTTAATTGGCAACTTACCTGTCATTTTCAACACTTGACGTATAATCTTTACAGGAAGTTGCACATTTACTTTATCACCATCTGGAGTGTCCACAATAATCTTCAACATCTTATTTTCATATGAAGTACTGCTTTGTTTAGTAAAAGCTTGACTATCAAAGTCTTCTGAATAATTCGTATACTCCTCTTGAGATGTAGTTTTATCTAATGCATCAATCAAGTCAATTGCCTCTTTGGCAGAAAGCTTTCCCTCCTCTACCATTGTTAAAATCCTCATTTTTTCATCCATATTATTTTCCTCATTTCTGCTCTTCTGTATCCATTCCAACAGAAATAGCCTCATATTTTGGTCACTACTCCTGACTACTGTCAGAAATAGAGATAGAGCTTCATTTATTTTCTTTTATTTGTTCTAATGCCTCTGCTGGAGTGATTTCTCCTTTTTCCAGTGCATCTAAAATCTCCTTTTTATGTGAATCAGAAGAAGATGTCACATTAGATTTTCCGTCTAGTTTTTGGATAATATCATCTAACCTAGAACGAACAGTTGGATAAGAAATCTTTAGTTCTTTTTCCACTTCTTTTATATTACCACGACATTTTAAAAATGTTTCTGCAAAGAATAAATCATCTGCAGATAGATAGTCAAATGCACTGAGGCAGAAATCATTTTCAATCACTGTATCACAGTTTTCACATTGTAGCTTGACAACTTTAAGTTTTCTTCCGCAGACAGGACAGCGGCTGATAACTTGATACATCACATCACCTTCTTTCTATCTAATGTTTATAATATAAATCAAAAAATTAATAAAGTCAATATATACATTAAAATAATTAATATTTATATTAAAATAATTAATACATATCTAAAATCAGCAATAGATATATCAAGAATAGTAGATGTACCAATTGAGGAACTATTCATTTTCGATTAATTTTTGTATCATTGATAATATGTTTTAAATACACATTAGAAAATGGCTACTTTGATTTTATTTCAGATCCACCATTTTACTAACACCTATATTTAAGATGAAACATTTCTATTCCTAAACAAAGGTTTTTAACTACTAAACAGTTGTTCACAGAATGTTGATTTATATAACCTGATGTTTGTTATAAGCCCGTATAGCAAGAAGAAGAA
This region includes:
- a CDS encoding MFS transporter: MKKIFNQKLLLLSIVVFFWFSQYVYIPFQNPYLSICHVSTNMIGIIIGSYGISQCLLRLPIGVFADSINKHKIFILCGILFAGLASLIRVISPGGEGFLIANILSGIASSTWISYMVHYTDFFSIEHQQKATSTIILVNNLGMLIGFVMSTLFYEKLGMVNLCIMSVISSIIGTLLALNVKNHHSGKITEKIPFKNYLSICKDKRLVFFSFMALIQQGIQMSTTMSFTTQILKELGSSSTIIGLSSIFYMVCAVVSSGFASTKFCTKHGPKFWIPSVFFLISVYCFLVPTVKSINIIFMLQSLPGISTGILLSYLTSESMKNIPKYQKSTAMGFFQAVYAIGMSIFPMLVGKISDYISIQYGYFTLAFIAIIASILSYTYYKKLNLPLNCDIIHS
- a CDS encoding LysR family transcriptional regulator substrate-binding protein; translated protein: MYSMPFTIILSVALFIINLILALAEKYKTLLQEAKYITKIDRSKIINISSIGSVSSYILPDVFSCFMNTYPEYNVNFYNYHSYEAYDYVSKGEVDIALISDDMFFNDIETIPIFKEAMLLVTSYGSKYNGELHPSVLDVADEIRLPWNPEYDLWHNFWFRSTLQPKVFLDQMSLLEYFMRQENVWAIVPVSVAYHLKEISNIEIHYIKDAPPDRFIYYLVKESNKQEIIDKFLDLLNEKLLKIKGLESLIK
- a CDS encoding glycoside hydrolase family 1 protein, which translates into the protein MNTGFPKDFLWGASSSAFQVEGAWDKDNKGKTVADYNSFKKSHLQADTKVASDFYHNYEEDIELMKELGMKTYRFSISWARLIPDGEGEINQKGIDFYNKVIDKLIECDIEPFVTLYHFDLPFALVEKYNGWEGRETVYAFERFAKVCFEHFGDRVKYWQPHNEQNLIVRVEERINIYNETDPWKIDKMRAQMDYNLCLAHALAVNACHEMVEGSKIGAAVSSSVTYPLTSKPEDVYAARMNDNFKVYYMLDMHYYGEYPGYYMNYLEKRNIVPHMENEDKEVLKKAKMDFIAVNYYRTNCAEALPEDSQHPFGLREGTVDFSMYGLFKMSMNPNLKASEYGASIDSSGLRVALNEYWQRYHLPVIITENGLGAKDVLEDGKIHDDYRIDYLNTHINACKLAIEDGVEMMGYCLWSFTDLLSSSQGFNKRYGLVYINRTDHETLDLKRIKKDSFYWYKEVIKSNGITK
- a CDS encoding PTS glucose transporter subunit IIA, which gives rise to MDYKKVAQEILQNVGGKENINEVTHCMTRLRFKVKITSKVNKDKLARTEGVITVVESMGQIQVVIGNKVKKVYDEIVKMVPQSSEIDNKNGNEEKQGIMNSILSAVAGIFTPTIPAIAGVGMIKGILSVLAMYYMNKNGVDIKETQSYIILNAMADSIFYFMPIILGYTAAKVFNANKIISMVLGATLCYPAFTALMAGEETVRFLGLAVTKATYTSSVIPIIIAIWALSYVEKILEKYIPEVIKIIMVPTLSLVIILPATLFLFGPIGIYIGNVINFVYKYIYELSPALCGAFIGGLWCVLVIFGAHRALLPIGISDVAQTGRQNLLAFAGAANFSQAGAALGVFFKTKNQGLKTISMSATITALFGITEPAIYGANLRLKKPMVCAVICGAIGGGIMGMGGSYGNAFANQGVLTIPVYAEAGTLGFLSYLGGCAIAFFGSAILTYLVGFEDLEESSKGNSSTIKVETKEGIVDIISPVEGDCIELSEVKDDVFASKAMGEGIAVLPTKGVIIAPTDCEVASLFPTLHAIGLKLDNGAEMLIHVGINTVELNGKHFVKHVNQGDLVKKGSKLITFDIDEIKKAGYDVTTPVIVNNTFDFAQVISCKSSHVSTNDKIISLVNN
- a CDS encoding VOC family protein — protein: MKIYDVLTRFYIKDIENAIPFYENLLKDKCSLRFSYKEVGLELAQVGNVLLLSGSDTALKPFTETKATFMVDSVDEWRSHLLQSGAVVIRDKKKVPTGYNMTVKHPDGTIIEYVQHTK
- a CDS encoding FadR family transcriptional regulator, translating into MTNLSATEQIIDYIKVNILNGNFKINSKLPSERKIAELFNISRIPVRNAIDKLCKEGILRSIPYSSPIVEGFKKVDLFSDNEVYKNHNIQEFYVESLRARQLIESEATKLAILNATSEELQRIRYAYLKSVEELDKVSQGLIEECYDADLQFHKEIILASHNPIFIKYYELIPKTVSSNQHFGFKYRNSLQDMISHHNEIMMAFDSKDANLGYTSMYNHLEGVIQLFQRD
- a CDS encoding GyrI-like domain-containing protein produces the protein MARISNITMAEQPSYCILAIRKTIDFMVEFSEFSQQSFRKISNYLEEKGILSAGAPIVCFHNMDLEKLDVEVGFPVANHSVFNNMDTENEILQKIVPTQKIITAIDLGPYELQDPTLEELFLWAKDSGYELHGDIYYQYLNDLNRPESEYLTKMMLPIL
- a CDS encoding helix-turn-helix transcriptional regulator, translating into MFYKVNNVITAIDYIEEHLSEKLDLDIVANAVHYSKYHLHRTFTTSVGLTMHDYIKRRKLTEAAKLLVFSKKTIIEIALIAGYESQQAFTSVFKDMYKKSPNKYRKEQEFYPLQLRFVLKKENLFSKDISELEKDITLAKISDIPSWMSLVRLVIDGFPNLQEEEYISQLKQYILEERALILKFNNIAIANMVFNKETGSIDFFGIHPQYRNSDIAQVFLKKVIENFLIDKSISITTFREGDKADTGHRNMIKKLGFAEAELLTEFGYPTQKFILSSENEKDTE